TAAAACAAACACATGTtagtaaatgttttgaatttacaATCACCAATGATGTCCATGTTGACTAATGTCGCACTGGTTCCTTGGATAAATAACATTTAcgttaattaatggaattatcGATCTTATGGTCTCATTCCTATCATGAGATTCATAAACTTTAAAGTGAACTCCACCTTCATGATGGAATGCAGCGAATGTGGAACTCTGTCAAATGAGCTTACTTCCTCGGTGAAATGTATATATGCCCAACTATAGAGGAATTTCGGGCTATTCTTATGACGgacaataaaattgttttatattttaaggttATTTTTACATGATCATTCTTATACATGATCATTTTCAACCTCACATGTGAGTGATATTCACGGAAAGTTTGTTAACTTCCGCGATAAACATTGACGATAccaaaattatatgtttatgATCACCCCTAAGaagttacttgttagtaacccacATGAAACGTTACTGAAACTTTCATGTTCCCCACATATCCCTTAGCATTAACTCTTTAGCCATTTATATATGGCTAAAACACGAATCATCTATTGATATTCATGTTAGACAAGAATGGATGTTTCAATATCTATGATTACCCTTACCCCATGGATTTTACGGATGCTTTGTCAAGTTCTGTAAAAACAAGTTTCACAATAATCATCATTGTTATGAAAAGACACCAAGGAAAGGATTTCCCTAAAGCAACGCTTGGAAGTACCTCGACAACTACTACATACAACATCAATAGGTCACTCCAACCGCAATATGCTACAGGCATCTTTCCTAACTCCCTCATTATAAATTGGACAAGATATCATAGTGTTAGATGTTAGACTCGAATTAGCATTTTCAAAAACtagtttgttgtattcaaactcgattcgatCGAGAGAGGCTTTTTATAATCACTAAAAATTTacatcccaatttataatattaaaataattattttgaattatttttaaataaataagatcaaaataattaaccccatagccaaaaacctatttaaaacaattaattatgattaattagcttaattatgattaattattgtgctaattaatcaaattaattcaaAGTTAAggccaaattaaaaaaaataaaaaaaattattttggttaaatgttgtacccatattgtctcaaaataaatttagaaaaattaaaggacaaaaataaataattttgataaattgttgtatcgatttaatttaaagagaaattatttaaaataaaaaatattggtaaaatatttaccatatttattgtaatattctgtgtatttaattagattaaaattaaagtcaaaatggtgaaagaaaaaccaatttcaaataaactcttaatgtttaataaaaaaaattcataatcaaTTGGGTGTAGCCAAAATAGGGAGAAGAAGCTAAAACTGCACTCGCGCGCGTTGGATAAGTGCTAGATTTTCATCCAACCCCCAGGAATGCTCCACCCAACTTGTTGTAGCGGAGGAAGCACGCTAATGGATCGCTCAAACATTGACGGAACGCCAAAAATAGACGAAGCGGCGTCGTTTTTGGCTCTAATCACCTTCTTCATCGCGACGCCGTGAGGATTAACATGAAGAAGATGTGATGATTTTTGGTTTCTAGAACTCAACCATTGGTTGAGCATTTTGACTGATTTAAAAGccaaaatgatcaccctacgatggtgatcattctcccctacgaaaatagggatgaatcacccTATTCTGGTGATTGCCAACCAAGAACagtcaaaagccattaatggcttttggttGATTTAGGCCACTAGGCTTCCCCAACTGACCTAGGATGAGTATAAATACCGAAGGTAACCTACCAACACATAAGCCTCaaatcaaaaaaatcaaaatccgccattaaagcaTCAAAGTTtcggatttttttaattttttgtttaaggcCTTCAAGCTCGAATCTGTGCATTCAGAAAGTTTCCCTAAGgattaaggagtgttctccaaacCTTGGTAAGCTTCAaatcaacctctaattcatattttgaatttgaaattttatattttaaattgcataagcttgtatgattattgtttatggtattttatggttgagaattcatccctagatgatttataaactatcCGGATAGAATAGAaccaatcaatcaatctaaataacaaaaacccaaatttgaatttaaaaaaaacgggtTTACTGTTTTTTGGTTAATTCGATCAAATCACAGCCcaaaaagcttcccaacatgattgtaatgatgttatgcaactatttagatcatgtttgatccatcccaatcatgtttgatcaaaatcaaaattttcaaaataaaatgaaatttttgatatcttgaattggtcaaaatgaaccGCTAGTATTCTTggtttggtaccaatcaagtatatgtagtataaggaagctattggatatatccttacacttcaaaacaaccttaaaattaaaaacccgatttttgatcataaactattttgaacaaattgatcatcatccaagtcgatCCATACCTTGGGATGGtgatcaacatgttcttgggagatttgtgaagctactcaagctcttagatcaaagaattagagctaaaaaatgaatttaaaaattgaatcatttgtgttcttgaggaccaagACCTGTGATCCTAGGACCGAGATATCTGATCGAAAATCCTCGGTCTGGAttgagaccaaggaccgagaaaaaTAAACTAAGACAGGAACATAAGACCAGaattcttgagttaggaccgagacctaggaccgatgttcttgggCTAGGACAGAgaaatccgaccgaggattctcacCTAGAACCGATAAAGTTTggacctaggactgagaggtctaaCTTGAGGCCGAAACTCCCAAGATCCACGACCGAGAAACCCAAACCTGGGACTGAGACTCATAAGATCTAGGACCAATGGATCTAattgggaccgagaatcccaaacctaggaccgagactcccgaGACCAATGACCAAGGAACTTAGCCTAGATCTAGCCCTGAATTgggaggtttatacacctcgaccgagaaaacTAGCCCTAGGCTAGTCCAGGACCAATAGGTTTTAACACATAGATCAATAAGATCAGttaaggaccgagagtccttagtaCCTTGACCGAGACACTCCGGTACTCAGACCGAGAGCTCCCAAGCCTAGACCGAGAGTCTCTGGACCCCGGCCGATAAAATAGGACCCCAAGCCTTAGGACTCCGGTCTTAAGacatgtttggttccacttttaaaaatccaaaattatttttataatttgtggacttcaaatcattttctaaaatcctgaaaatttagaaaaatacattttaaatattttggaatatttacacaaaaatatttgaacaaggcttgtttggtatttatttttaaacttaatgtttttaaaaatgactgatattcttcaagTATTTCTATCCTAGTTaccatttaaatattgatatttcaataatttaaataatgttaaaccTAGAAGTATgactaggaccggaagaataattggttaaaactcaaacgttatacaaccgattttcaaaagtaaattttataagtagagaccggtTTTAAACAGGTAtagaggatgaagcgcgaaagtcATTTCtcaagtatcaccaaactttgaactaaaaaaaactctggtgcaaaatacgtttgtacacgtacacctttttattgatttttctaaaatcaattgacgactctgtcttcaaataaataatctttatcttaaattaattatgtttaattaatttaaatcaaatttcataaaaaatcaaatcttaTTTGATTATAGCAAATCCTTAtactattaaaatttgaataaaattaattatttttatataattaattttaaaagatgttaggtaccatcaaaatcttttaaaataatgttttatttgaagATGCCTAGCACGTAAACTAAGGTTGAAACCATCAAACATCGAGTCACCCTAGCCCCCATATGGCACATGTACACCGACACGTGCTAAGCTGCGAGGGATTTCCCAAGGGTTACAAACATGACAACGCAGTTCTGGGAACGTGACAACACTTTTTTGAGAACATGACATAAGCGTCTTAAGCTAATGAAACTTAAAAACTTACAAAAATAACTTCAATACGTTTAATTCAAGACACTTAAACATGCATAACACATATTTTCATGATTGAATCTCTTCTtaaatcaaaatagtttgtaGTTTTCACAATATGACATATTAGTTTTGCTAACATGACATGCTGATTTTGTTAACATGACAACGCTGTTTTGAGAACATAATATAAGCATCTTAAgctaataaaacttaaaaacatACAAAAACAACTTCAATATATTTAATGCAAGACACTTGAACATACCTAACACAGATTTGTATGATTGAATCTCTTTCtaaatcaaaatagtttgtaCTTTTTCACAACATCTAGTTTTGCTAACATGACAACGCAGTTTTGCTAACAATGATAACGCAATTTTGAGAACATGACAACGATGTTTTGAGATACTAACATGCACATTTCAAGTTTAAGCAACTTATCAACTCGTAAAAACACTTTCAAAACATTTCCAGAAAGACATCTAACATTTCTAACACATAAATTGTCAATTTCTAAATCAAATGTCTACgtttttaaagtttttgaacaACAAATGACTAGATTTTGACATACCTATTAACGTATTTAGTGTTTTGCTTCTTGCACTAGATCCTGAAAATCCTATAGCGAGAGAACTCAATGTCGTTGAAGGTTAAAGGAACAATAGTCTTCTTCGCTTTGGTAGAGATGGTGAATAGAAAGCTAGAGAACTCGGGAGACGACTTTGTTGAGATGGTAAAAACGGGACCTTGCGATCAAACCTTTTGAAAAATCTATAACAAAATCGCAAGTGAGAAGGGGAATAGGCACGCactattttgtatttttttttttaatttcacatACTACATGGGGAGTTACTGGAGTAGTCACCCCTATCctttctctattttttaaatagtttaagtGTGAAGACTCGAACTCGtaatcataaatttatttttgcttTACTGCGAATTTTTTTGCACAGTTAGgataacaattattaaataatttatgcattcaaattatttaattacagaaacaatatatgttttaaattaacaaaaatatatatcatgttCGATGAGAAAGTCATTAGAAAAATATTGGAATTGTCAAATTGGGGCTCTTTATTAGGAACACTTGAGATATTGGatctccatttttttaaaactttacaATTTGGGATTCTcatttttaaagttataaaaaataaaattttaacttaacaGATTCAAACgccgttaacttattatctatgtgatatttgtaaataaataaataatagatccatatcactaatttaactattgaATTTCAACTAAGCGAGGATTTTGACCatcaattatttgaaattcggtagttaaattagtgacattgatattttatttatttatttatttataaatgatatatatatataggttaatTGCGTTTCAAATCGTTAATTTGTCCTAACTCAAGATTTGATTTGCTGGGAATTTGGGATCCGACCAAATCtcattttgtataactttaatgGTAATAGTCAAAATTGGAATGTTTAAATCATAAATCctaaactataataataataataataataataataatataggtTTGCTTatagaaaagataaatttattaaaaacctatatttttttactagtcAACACCACCACCAGGCAGCCGGATGATGATCTCTGGTCTTTTTGCTGACTATTCttcaataaaaatgaaaatataataataggaTAGACAGAGAGAGCCGAGAAGGAAAACTAAAATCTCAAAAatccagttgaagaagaagaagaaggaggagaagtcgacgaagaagaagaaagtcgCGGGCATGGTCATGATCGCGACTCCGCCATTCCGCTCTCCTAACCGTATGGCAAGATCGCCGTCCTTCTTTATACCATACTTCCTTTTCCTCCTCTCGATCTCTTCTCTTTCTACTCCTATGACCTTCCCCAATGGTGCCGGCGGAGTATTCAGCGTCAAATACAAATTTGCTGGTACGGACCATTCCCTCAGTGCCCTAAAAGCCCACGATGACCTCCGCAACCTCCGTATGCTCTCCGGAGTTGACATTCCCTTGGGAGGTACCGGCCGTCCAGATGCCGTTGGGTAACTTCTTAATACTACCTCTTTTTCCCAACTTCCTTTTTCCTTATCTCTATACAACTACATGCATTGTCTGACCAATTATAGCTCATGCAATCATACTCATGAATCATGATCGGTGCCATAAAGTATGCAATTAATTACCTGAATAACTCAACTGTTTTGAAGTGTTGTGGTTAGATTTGCAAATTTGATTACCTTGAATGTAATACAGTACAGACTACAGTTGAGTTAAGAGTTCTGTAATTTGCAGCCTTTACTATGCCAAGGTTGGGATTGGAACGCCTCCAAAAGATTATTATGTACAAGTAGATACTGGAAGTGATATAATGTGGGTCAATTGCATTCAGTGCAATGAATGCCCTGAAAGAGGCTACAATGGTGTACGCCTCCTGTTTACCTCTCTTTATATGCTTCACTAATTATTGGTATTGTCTTCTGTATAGTTTCTTTTTATTGTTCTTtgatatcaaattaatatttttccttAATATTTTTACCTATTTGCAGATTCGACTTACCTTGTACGATCCTCAGAGCTCTCTCACTGGAACAATGGTTTCTTGTGACAATCGATTTTGTATTGAGATCAATGGTGGCCGAACACCTGACTGTGTGGCTAATGTGTCTTGTTTATATACCGAGGTTTATGGAGATGGAAGCTATAGTATTGGGTACTTTGTGAAGGATATTGTCCAATATGATGGTGTATCAGGAGATCTGCAAACTATGTCCGCAAACCAAAGTGTTATATTTGGGTATGCTTATACCTATAATTGTGTTCTCTTTATTTGGTagatgtgtcttcttgtgttgtTCTTTGGTCACATACATATGATAAAGCTTTCTAATCTTATTGTTTAAGCCAATAAtgaatttgaacaaaaattgtTTTTTGGCCTGATCAAAATCTAATAAATCAAAACACTACATAATAATGGTGATGTGCATTTTTTCTTGGGTGGACAAATATGTGTATTTTCCGAACTGTTACTCTGAGGATAATGATGATGGTCTGCTATCTAAAGTATTGGTTAAGCTGAATCTATATTTTAGGTCTTTTCTCCCGTGTGAATACCTTTAGAGTTTGTTTACTTTGTGTTCTTACTTATTTTCATTGTCTTAATGTTCATGCTAGATGTGGTGCGAAACAATCTGGCGATCTAGATTCGTCGGAAGATGCTCTTGATGGAATAGTAGGTTTTGGAAAATCAAATTCTTCATTGATATCCCAATTAGCTTCTTCTGGGAAAGTGAAAAAGATGTTTGCACATTGTTTGGATGGTGTGAATGGTGGCGGTATTTTTGCAATTGGGCATGTTGTGCAACCGAAGGTCAACACAACTCGTTTATTACCAAACAAGTATGTATTATCATGTTATCATTTGAATTGCATAACATATTATTGTGGGATTTTAGAGAGAATTGTGAGGGGTAAAACTTCCCagatttttctattttaaattgagAGAAATCTAATGTactttttatagaaaaaaagatGAAGGGGAAACCAACCACTACTTCACTATAGTTGGTTCCACTAATAACTAACCACTACTTAATTACTAGACTAGTTTGATTATTTCCACAGTTATCTAAGCTCGTAGCTGTTTTGACTTTGATATTGATGATCAGTGATTAATTTGCTGATCAAGAACTGTGTAATATATGTTTCTAGCTTACTGTTCATTCCCTTTATTTGTATGCTAAGCTTGTGGAAGATTTGTACTGACATTTCCTTTTTGATAAGGTTGAAGAGTGGATTAGGGTATGTAAAAATCATCACATTATCTTAGTTTTGTTATAGAGTATGTGTGACTTCAATTAAGTTACAGTATTTCTTAGGAGAGTTGATGTGCTCCTTTTCATGTACCTGTCTCTGCTTTCCTCTTTAGTTCTCAGAAATTTGTAAATCATAACTATTATGTTCTATTTTGGTAAGGTAAATAGTGTTATCATGTCTCTCACTAATTGTGTCATAAATCTAGGCCACATTACAATGTCAATATGACAGCAATTCAAGTTGGGCTTGAATTCCTTAATCTTACAACAAATGTATCACAAGTTGGAGACAATAAAGAGACTATAATTGACAGCGGTACAACTTTGGCTTACTTCCCAGATGCTATATACCAGCCATTAGTGAAGGAGGTGAGCTAATTCATGGACCTAAATGTAGTTTCATTAGACTCGTTAAATCTTGGTTATTTCTCTGACATGTCTTTTCGTTTTCATCAGATTCTCTCCTCGCAGCCtgatttaaaattacaaatccTTCATGAGCAGTATACATGCTTTGAATTCTCTGGAATGTATGTAACTGTCCTCATGAGAAATTTGGTATCAATTATGCATTTCTGTGCTTATCTTAAAATTAGTCTTCTATGACGATATACTTAGAATACGTTTTTTTAAGGATCATActttctttaattttgtttttgagaaaTATGATGATTCTTCTTAATAATATCACCATAACAGTTTTTTTCTGAGAAAAATAAGATGAAGCTTGTTCAGTTCTCTTCATTGGATTTTGTTGAAGGTTTagttatatacttatatatcaatatcaagCAAAAGCTAGTATAGTGTTCTGTTTAAACAGTTGATCATCTATAGGTGCATACAAGGTTTATGGTTATTGCCTGTTTATTTATTGCAGCGCTGATGATGCTTTTCCTGCTGTCAcctttcattttgaaaattcagTCCTATTGCAAGTGCATCCTCATGAGTATCTCTTCTTCTTTGTGAGTATCTTCTCTTGTTCAGATTACTTATTAACATGGTTATTGTGCTTTTGAGGCTACTTTGCAAACCAGATGCTGTTACATTGTAATCCTAGTACAGTCTTGGGAAGTTgaggtttttggtttttttataCTCTGCATAGATTATCTTGTGTGGTCTAGAGGTGGAATTACTGAAGAATCAAT
This is a stretch of genomic DNA from Impatiens glandulifera chromosome 4, dImpGla2.1, whole genome shotgun sequence. It encodes these proteins:
- the LOC124935960 gene encoding aspartic proteinase 36-like, with the protein product MVMIATPPFRSPNRMARSPSFFIPYFLFLLSISSLSTPMTFPNGAGGVFSVKYKFAGTDHSLSALKAHDDLRNLRMLSGVDIPLGGTGRPDAVGLYYAKVGIGTPPKDYYVQVDTGSDIMWVNCIQCNECPERGYNGIRLTLYDPQSSLTGTMVSCDNRFCIEINGGRTPDCVANVSCLYTEVYGDGSYSIGYFVKDIVQYDGVSGDLQTMSANQSVIFGCGAKQSGDLDSSEDALDGIVGFGKSNSSLISQLASSGKVKKMFAHCLDGVNGGGIFAIGHVVQPKVNTTRLLPNKPHYNVNMTAIQVGLEFLNLTTNVSQVGDNKETIIDSGTTLAYFPDAIYQPLVKEILSSQPDLKLQILHEQYTCFEFSGIADDAFPAVTFHFENSVLLQVHPHEYLFFFEGLWCLGWQSNGVQPRDKQDIILLGDLVLSNKLVLYDLENHIIGWTEYNCSSSIQIKDEVTGSVHLVGAHSLPSACDMTAQTAMIWLLMAGLVHFMLGQTKL